One Archangium violaceum genomic window, ACTTCGTGCGCTGGGGGGCGTAGCGGCGGGCGAGGCTCACGACCTGGTCCCCCTTGAGCGCGGGGAAGTTCACGTCCAGCAGCACCAGGTCCGGCTCCACGTTGCGCACCAGGTTGGAGACACCCAGGGCGGAGCGGTGCGTCTGCACCTCGAAGTGCGGCGCGAGGGTGCGGCGGACGAGCTCCAGTTGAGCCGGATCATCGTCCACCACGAGGACGAGGGCCCTGGGGGCCGGTCCCTCGGGGGGCGCGGTGTCATCCATTGCCACGCCCCAGGTGCTTGCGGATGGTCTCGAGCAACGTCTCGCGATCCAACGGCTTGGTGAGGTAGGCGTCGCAGCCGGCGGCCGTGGCCTTCTCCTGGTACTCGCGTCCGGCGTGGGCGGTGACGGCGATGACCGGGATGTTGGCCGCGGCGGGGAGCTGGCGCAGGCGCCGGGTGGCCTCCCATCCGTCCAGGCGGGGCAGGGACAGGTCCATCAGGATGAGGTCCGGCACCTCGCGCGAGGCGCGCTCCACCCCGTGCTCTCCGTCCTCGGCCTCCAGCACCTCGAAGAGGCCGCCGAGGTAGCGGCGGACGATGTCTCGGTTCTGGGGGTTGTCCTCGATGTAGAGGATGCGTGGCAGGCGGCCGGCGCGCTGGGCGCTCTGCTTGAGCAGCAGGCCCTTGGCCTGGCCGATGACGTCCTCCAGCGCGTGGCCGCCCTTCTGGACGAAGCCGGCGAAGCCGTCGCGGAGCAGGGCTTGATCCTCGGCGGTGAGCGTCTTGCCCGTGAGCACCACCACCGGGACGTTGAGCTTCTCGGCGCGCAGGCGGCGCAGCACCTCGAAGCCGTCCAGGTTGGGCATCATCAGGTCCAGCACCACGAGCGTGGGCGGGGAGACGCGTGCCTTGAGGAGGGCGTCCTCGCCGCTGTGGGCCTCGCTGGTGGAGAAGCCCGCGCGGCGCAGCGAGCGGCTGACGAGCTCGCGCGTGGAGGCGTCGTCATCCACCACCAGCACCTCGCCCGCGCCGGTGGCGGTGCCGATGCTGCGGCGCACCACGTCCACCAGGTGCTCGGGCTCGATGGGCTTGACGAGGTACTCACACGCGCCCAGCGAGAAGCCACGCGCCCGCTGCTCCTCCACGGAGATGATGATGACGGGGATGCGCGCCAGGTCCGGCTCGCTCTTGAGGGTGGACAGCACGCTCCAGCCGTCCAGGCGCGGCAGGTGGATGTCCAGCACGATGGCGTGCGGGCGCAGCTCCCGCGCCTTCCTGAGCGCGTCCAGCCCATCCGTGGCCGTCACCACGATGAAGCCCGCGGGCCCCAGCTGCCCGGCCACCAGGTGCTGCACGAGCGGATCATCATCCACCACCAGCACGGTGCCGCCCTGCACGATGGGGGCGAGCGCCGCGCCCACGTCCCGCGGGGACACCGGCCTGTCCAGCTCGCGCGAGCCGCCCAGCGCGTCGCCCTCGAGGACGCCGGCCAGCCGCACCGTGAAGGTGGTGCCGCGGCCCAGGGTGCTCTGCACCTCCACCCCGCCGCCCAGCACCTTGCTCAGCTCCTTGACGATGGCGAGCCCCAGCCCGGTGCCGCCCACCTTGCGCGTGGAGGAGCCATCCACCTGGCGGAACTTCTCGAAGATGACGCTGAGCTGCTCGGGCGGGATGCCGATGCCCGTGTCCTCGATGATGAAGACGGCCTCGTTGCCCTCCGGGCGCACGGTGAGCGACACCTCGCCGGACTCGGTGAACTTGACCGCGTTGGACAGCAGGTTGAGGAGAATCTGCCGCAGCTTCAGCGCGTCCGTGCGCACGTACGCCGTGCGCTCGTGGATGTCCGTGCGCAGCTCGACGTCCTTGCCCTTGAGGTACTCCTTCACCGTGGCCGTGCACTCCTCGGCCAGCTCCTGCATGTCCACCCGCTCCACCACGATTTCCATCCGGCCCGCTTCGATTTTCGACAGGTCGAGGATGTCGTTGATGAGCGCGAGCAGCGTCTGCGCGTTCTTCTTCACCACGTTGAGGTCGCGCCGGCCGTGGGCGGTGAGCCGGCTGCCCTCCTCGCGCATCAGCAGATCGCAGTAGCCGATGATGCCGTTGAGCGGGGTGCGGATTTCATGGCTGAAGTTGGCCAGGAACTCGCTCTTGAGCCGGGCGGCGGCCTCCGCCTCGCGCGCGCGGTCCTCCTCGTTGCGCTTGGCCATGGCCAGCTCCGTGGCCAGCCGGTCCAGGTCCTCGTTCTGCTGGCGGATGATCTCCATCTGCAGCGCGCGCTGCTGGTAGCTGGCCAGCGTGCGCGCGGACACGGCGCGGCTCTTCTTGAGCTCCTCCAGGTTCTCCGCCAGGCGCTTGTTGGCCTCCTCCAGCTCGGCCTTGGACTTGCGCAGGGCCTCCTCGGCCGCCTTGCGCTCGGTGATGTCCTCGGTGATGCCCAGCACGTAGCGGGCCTCGCCGGCGTCATCCAGCAGCGGCAGCTTGCGCGTGGCGTAGATGCGGTCCACCCCGCCCGTGCGCGCCACCTCCTCGAAGCGCTTGAGCTTCTTCGTCTCGAGGATCTCCGTGTCGATGGCCACGAAGGAGTCGGCCTGCTCCGCGGGGAAGTAGTCGTGGTCCAGCTTGCCGAGCAGCCACTCCTTGGTGACCCCG contains:
- a CDS encoding response regulator; its protein translation is MDDTAPPEGPAPRALVLVVDDDPAQLELVRRTLAPHFEVQTHRSALGVSNLVRNVEPDLVLLDVNFPALKGDQVVSLARRYAPQRTKFILYSASDEARLRSLARASGADGYLSKSVQGAELIQKLTAFRERSRGTP
- a CDS encoding response regulator, with the translated sequence MGTPAPAVSGNETPRLLLVAGEAESTHVLEVLRRADLRVSAERVSTPDELRAALEKPWDLALCGSELPELGFREVAARLRERASPLPFVVLTAKWDEAEMLAAMEEAGASSYLDQERLTTLVPVVRRELKRIIERRQHQEAEKQQERSRWLLERIVDSLPFVLFAKDAEERRLRVVNKTFADAFGVTKEWLLGKLDHDYFPAEQADSFVAIDTEILETKKLKRFEEVARTGGVDRIYATRKLPLLDDAGEARYVLGITEDITERKAAEEALRKSKAELEEANKRLAENLEELKKSRAVSARTLASYQQRALQMEIIRQQNEDLDRLATELAMAKRNEEDRAREAEAAARLKSEFLANFSHEIRTPLNGIIGYCDLLMREEGSRLTAHGRRDLNVVKKNAQTLLALINDILDLSKIEAGRMEIVVERVDMQELAEECTATVKEYLKGKDVELRTDIHERTAYVRTDALKLRQILLNLLSNAVKFTESGEVSLTVRPEGNEAVFIIEDTGIGIPPEQLSVIFEKFRQVDGSSTRKVGGTGLGLAIVKELSKVLGGGVEVQSTLGRGTTFTVRLAGVLEGDALGGSRELDRPVSPRDVGAALAPIVQGGTVLVVDDDPLVQHLVAGQLGPAGFIVVTATDGLDALRKARELRPHAIVLDIHLPRLDGWSVLSTLKSEPDLARIPVIIISVEEQRARGFSLGACEYLVKPIEPEHLVDVVRRSIGTATGAGEVLVVDDDASTRELVSRSLRRAGFSTSEAHSGEDALLKARVSPPTLVVLDLMMPNLDGFEVLRRLRAEKLNVPVVVLTGKTLTAEDQALLRDGFAGFVQKGGHALEDVIGQAKGLLLKQSAQRAGRLPRILYIEDNPQNRDIVRRYLGGLFEVLEAEDGEHGVERASREVPDLILMDLSLPRLDGWEATRRLRQLPAAANIPVIAVTAHAGREYQEKATAAGCDAYLTKPLDRETLLETIRKHLGRGNG